The window TATCTGGGAACTGTGATTGTATGGGAACTGCCCCACACAGAATTTTCTCCCAACACTTGCGGGAACTGTACTGTTGTAAAATTCACCCCTGATTCCATAGCGGTGGGGACAAACCATGGGCCTTCAATAACCATCGCCGTGGTTCCGCCCATCCAGTCAGCGTCTATATCAGCCTCTGCTTCTGGCGCATATCCTTTTTCTACCCAGGATGCCATGAAATCCAATGCTTTTATTCCAGCCTCGCCCTCAAATTCCGCTTCTGTCATGTCCTCATTTAGGAAGTTCCCTCCTGCCTGTCCCAGAAATCCATACCAGTATCTGTATGTATGGGCATAATTACTTCCCAGGCCTACTGCATACTGGCCCTCCCCCGTCAGCTTCTCACAAAGCGCATTGAACTCCTCTGTTGAGGTAACTTCCGCGTCCTCGGCTGTTAACCCTGCCTCCTCAAACAGATCCAGATTGATAAACATAGCCATGCAATGGTAATCCAGAGGAATCCCATATTGAGCGCCATTTACCTGGTTCCCTGCCCAGATTACATCTGAATAATCTTCCGCACTGACATCCATACTGCCAATCAAGTCATCCAAAGGAACAATCATTTCCTTCCCCGCATATGTAGCCAGATCCGTGGGATGCATCAGCATGACATCCGGCCCGCTCTCTGTGTTGCTGGCTGCAGATAGTTTTGTAAATATCTCCCCCCAGGTTACAGAATAAAAATCCACTTCTATCTGATCCTGCTCATTGTTAAACTGTTCCACCATGTCAGCCATGGCCTGCTGGTCATCCCCTGTCAGTCCGGCCCAAAAGGTCAGTTTGACAGTACCCTCTTCTTCTGTCTTCTTCCCCTGCCCTGCGGAGTTCCCACAGCCTGCTGCCAAGGTTACTGTCAACATGATACTAACGAAAGCTGCCCATAATTTTTTCATACTTTTTCCTCCTACTATATATTTTGCCTGTTCAAAAACTCACCAATTTTCCTGTCCCTCTTGTATTCCTGCTCTTCCTGATAAATAAGCTGCAAGTCTGGATCCCAGGCTGTCTTTTGGGACTGCGCCCTGTAATAGCGATCCCAGTCCTTTATTTTCTGCCTGTCTCTTGGAGACTGCCTGTCTTTCATGCGCGTATAGAGAATTTTTTCAGGAACCTCCATAGAAATGGACAATATGTTGCATTCTAAATTATAACTGCCCCTCAGCCTTCTAAAAAAATCTTGCTGCTGCCTTTCCTTTGTCAACGGTGCAGACGCAGTTACACACACACCGTTTTTTAGATTCTCAGCGATAACATCCCAAAAGGTCTGGTAACAGCACTTTCGCCATGTTACACAAAATTCATCATAGGGTAACTCTTCATAAAACTTTCTATAAATATCCCCCATAAATCTCTGTACAATTGTGTCATAGTCAATATAGGCTGTCTTATAAAATTCTGAAACCCATCTCCCACATGTAGATTTTCCACTGCCAGGAAGGCCGGAAATTAAAATTAACCTGGCGTCAATTCCCTTCATATCTTCTTTTCATCTCCAATATGTATTCCCTGTAGTCCTGCCTGGGTTCTATGACCTCTCCTCCTGAAAGTTTCTCTTTCAGTTCTTTTAAAGCTTCCCCTCTGCCACATGCACAGATTCCTGATATGGCCGCCCCCAGCGCACTGATCTCTGCTGTCTGGAGAACCGTAATCTTCCGGCCCAATGCAGAGGCCTTCCACTCCATAAACATCTTATTGCCAGTAATCCCCCCACCTGCAAAATAGGGGATATCCTGCTGTGCATTGCCGCAGTACTGTCCCAGATCTGTATATAGTCTGTTTGTTCCAAGTGCCAGGTATAAATATCCACTCAGCATCAGTTCCTCCGGAGTACATCTGTCCATAATATCTAACAGGTTAATTCCTTCTGCCTGCTCTGCATAAGGCCCGTAATCCCTTGGACATGCAATCCGGCAGAGCCTTTCTAAGCTGGGAAGCGTCAAAAGATCTTTGTTCACATTTTGATAGAACTTTGCATCTCCTTTTCCACCTCCCATATTAGCCAGGCATTCCAGCACCCTGCCATAATAATCAAAAGCTCGGCTGATCACATATTCCCCACTCTTAAATCCTGTCACCAGGCATCCGCCCCCGGCATTATAAGTAACCCTGCCTCCCAGGTTCTGTTCCCCGTCCTCCCTGATCAGCGCCAAGACGCTGGAAGATCCCATAGAGTCATAAAATAGGTCTGTGCCCCCATATAATTTGCAGACCCCATAAAGCCCCACATAGTGGTCATGTCCCCCGAGGCCATAGATAATACCATCACTGCTGCCGCAGCTATCCCCCAACATCCCGACTTTCCTGGGCAGAGTAATTCCCAACTCCTCCATGACATCTGTCTGCCATTTCTTTTGATGGATATTATAAATATAGCTTCTTCCTGCCTGGGACGTATCCCACATGGCTATGCCCGTTTTTCTATAAACAAGATAGCTACAGACAGGAAGCCAAAAATCTGGAACCTTAAGCAGTTCATTTTCCTGCATCCAGATCATCTTATAGACACCCAGGGTCAATGTTTTATGTACTCCTGTAATCCCAAAATCGCCGTGGCGTTCAATCAGCTCTTTTTTGTGCAGTGGAATATCTGCTGTTTGTTCGTACCAGACAAGGGGCATTCCTATTGCCCGGCCGTCTTTTATTGGTACAACAGACTCGCCAATACTGGAAAAACCCACACTGATTAATTTCGTCAGTCCTTCCGCCTCCTGGATCCACTGGTCTGTATATTCTGCTATTTTCCCTATGTCAAAATAACAGCGGCTGCCCTTTTTCAGCCTTGGGGTTGTCTGTTTCCAGACTGATATAATACGGCCGGACTGATTTAACAAAATCCCTTTGCTGTTAGTTGTCCCGATATCAATTCCCAGAAATCCATCCATATAAAACCCTATCACTTCCTTTCGTTTTTAAAGCGCTTTAAATTAATTAAAATATACTATACATGTTTTAATTTGTCAATTCCATTCTGTTAATTTTGTATACTTATTATAAATATTTTTATATTTTTCTGACATTTTTACCAAAAATCCGATTTTTAAAGCGATTTAAATATACTTTTTACTATGTTATATTTTTTTAATTCATAGTAACAAAAAAAGACAGAGAGTATCCCCTCTGTCTCCTTATCTTTCTTTAATCCTTTTATTATTTTTCTTTTTTATTTTCAATTGAAAATTCACATCCGCAATAATCCTGCCGGTACAACCCGTGCTTCTTGGACAGTTCAATGGACCGCTTATATCCGTTCTTCTTCTTAAAGTCCGACTGTAAATACTTGACGCCATAGCGCGAAGCTACATCCGTCCCTATCTCATTGAGCTTTCCTGCATTTTTCATAGGACTGATGCTTAAAGTAGTGGTGAAATAATCAAATCCTCCCTTTACTGCCATCCTGGCTGTCTGGGCCAGCCTAAGTTCGTAACATTTATGGCACCTCTCACCGCCTTCTTTAAGATGCTCCAACCCCTCTGACATTTCATAAAATTTTTCTTTGTCA of the Luxibacter massiliensis genome contains:
- a CDS encoding ABC transporter substrate-binding protein, coding for MKKLWAAFVSIMLTVTLAAGCGNSAGQGKKTEEEGTVKLTFWAGLTGDDQQAMADMVEQFNNEQDQIEVDFYSVTWGEIFTKLSAASNTESGPDVMLMHPTDLATYAGKEMIVPLDDLIGSMDVSAEDYSDVIWAGNQVNGAQYGIPLDYHCMAMFINLDLFEEAGLTAEDAEVTSTEEFNALCEKLTGEGQYAVGLGSNYAHTYRYWYGFLGQAGGNFLNEDMTEAEFEGEAGIKALDFMASWVEKGYAPEAEADIDADWMGGTTAMVIEGPWFVPTAMESGVNFTTVQFPQVLGENSVWGSSHTITVPRYDGRSEEKDEATQEFISWLVKNSFGWGAQSGQIPANETVRESEEYKALDLYQYAQAFMDQADFVVYEPLCPGTSEFGADNELSPVANAVYSVVNGEADSPSALSQAAESVDKILGN
- a CDS encoding AAA family ATPase — protein: MKGIDARLILISGLPGSGKSTCGRWVSEFYKTAYIDYDTIVQRFMGDIYRKFYEELPYDEFCVTWRKCCYQTFWDVIAENLKNGVCVTASAPLTKERQQQDFFRRLRGSYNLECNILSISMEVPEKILYTRMKDRQSPRDRQKIKDWDRYYRAQSQKTAWDPDLQLIYQEEQEYKRDRKIGEFLNRQNI
- a CDS encoding FGGY family carbohydrate kinase — translated: MDGFLGIDIGTTNSKGILLNQSGRIISVWKQTTPRLKKGSRCYFDIGKIAEYTDQWIQEAEGLTKLISVGFSSIGESVVPIKDGRAIGMPLVWYEQTADIPLHKKELIERHGDFGITGVHKTLTLGVYKMIWMQENELLKVPDFWLPVCSYLVYRKTGIAMWDTSQAGRSYIYNIHQKKWQTDVMEELGITLPRKVGMLGDSCGSSDGIIYGLGGHDHYVGLYGVCKLYGGTDLFYDSMGSSSVLALIREDGEQNLGGRVTYNAGGGCLVTGFKSGEYVISRAFDYYGRVLECLANMGGGKGDAKFYQNVNKDLLTLPSLERLCRIACPRDYGPYAEQAEGINLLDIMDRCTPEELMLSGYLYLALGTNRLYTDLGQYCGNAQQDIPYFAGGGITGNKMFMEWKASALGRKITVLQTAEISALGAAISGICACGRGEALKELKEKLSGGEVIEPRQDYREYILEMKRRYEGN
- a CDS encoding epoxyqueuosine reductase QueH is translated as MNYRNVNYQKEMDKLLHSLQGEGRVPKLLLHSCCAPCSSYVLEYLSDFFEITVFYYNPNIYPESEYTKRLLEQQALLSNMHFTHPVSFIAGSYDKEKFYEMSEGLEHLKEGGERCHKCYELRLAQTARMAVKGGFDYFTTTLSISPMKNAGKLNEIGTDVASRYGVKYLQSDFKKKNGYKRSIELSKKHGLYRQDYCGCEFSIENKKEK